A genomic window from Henningerozyma blattae CBS 6284 chromosome 3, complete genome includes:
- the YIP1 gene encoding transporter YIP1 (similar to Saccharomyces cerevisiae YIP1 (YGR172C); ancestral locus Anc_5.177) encodes MNMNMNMNQNFYQQGQQPANGADQFMFPQGSMSYQYDSSNDPNNGGNSMGLVPDPLPSGILYALSTKGYPHEPPLLEEIGINFDHIITKTKMVLIPTSSNNNGISQEILNDSDLSGPVIFFLLFGLFLLMAGKVHFGYIYGVALFGTVSLHNLSKFMSNNDSNNINNNKLQFFNTASILGYCFLPLCILSSIGIFHSLDNTAGYVLGGLFVIWSTWSASGFLNSLLQLTNARLLIAYPLLIFYSVFALMAIFV; translated from the coding sequence atgaaCATGAATATGAACATGAATCAAAACTTCTATCAACAAGGTCAACAGCCTGCAAATGGAGCTGATCAATTCATGTTTCCTCAAGGTTCCATGTCATACCAATATGATTCTTCAAATGATCCTAACAATGGTGGTAATTCAATGGGTCTAGTTCCAGATCCATTACCTTCTGGTATATTATATGCATTATCTACAAAGGGTTATCCTCATGAACCGCCTCTATTGGAAGAAATCGGTATCAATTTTGatcatattattacaaaaacTAAAATGGTACTTATACCTACTTCGTCGAATAACAATGGTATTTCCCAAGAAATTCTAAATGATTCTGATTTATCAGGTCCAGTAATTTTCTTCCTtttatttggattattCCTTTTAATGGCTGGTAAGGTTCATTTTGGATATATTTATGGTGTTGCATTATTTGGTACTGTTTCATTACACAATTTATCAAAGTTTAtgtcaaataatgattccaataatattaataataataaattacaattttttaacaCTGCTTCTATTTTAGGTTATTGTTTCTTACCCTTATGTATTTTATCAAGTATTGGTATATTTCATTCTTTAGACAACACGGCTGGTTATGTGTTAGGTGGCTTGTTTGTTATTTGGAGTACATGGTCTGCGTCTGGTTTTTTAAATTCCCTTTTACAATTAACAAATGcaagattattaattgcCTATCCGTTGTTGATTTTTTACAGTGTCTTTGCATTAATGgcaatttttgtttaa